Below is a window of Deinococcus sonorensis KR-87 DNA.
TCCGGGGCGGTCTCCGCCCCGTCGCCTTCAGCGTGCGGCACGGCACTCCGCTTCCGAGTTCCGGGTGCCAAGGGCAGCGGTGTCCAGTCCGCTGGCCCGGCGCGGGACGGCCGGCCAGGTGCTGGAAGATCTGAACAGATCCTGAAACGTGTATGGACCATCAGCCGCGCCGAGATGGCTTGGTTGCTGGGCTGAGGGCCGCGGCCGGTTACGGTCGGGGTGGCGCGGCGACCCGGTGTGGACAGGAGCCCGAACGCAGGCGGGTGAGTTCACTTCTCTGAGATGACCTTTCAGAGCAGGGGCCAACCGACATGCGGTCCGGGGCAGAGGTCGAGACGGCGACCTCCGGTCCTGGTTGCCAGGCCGCGCGTGATCCTCACCTTTCCTTGCCGTCACTGGCACGCCCGCGTAGGGGGTAGCAGAGCGTGTGTTCTGTGCTGGGCCATCCGATTCGCTTCCCTTTCCGTCCGCCGATTGCTCCGGCCGAGCATAGCAAGTCCCTCAACATCACCGGGTGGGCACTTGGGCGCCATCAGGACACGGTTAAGACTGCTCCAACGTTGGCACAATCTGGTGCATCCCCTGACCTGCCGGGCCGGCACTGAGCGGCAGCAGCGGGCAGGGGTCGGCCAGTCGGACGCGCATCGCGGTGGGTATCTTCAGAACCGCCAGGGGCAGCAAAACCAGCGATGATGACAGCCATTGAGGCTGCCGCAGCGTCTCTTACTCGCCCAGGACAGGCTTGGATGGCCCTGCTGATGTCCAGAGCTCCTTCTGGTGCCGTCCTACGGGCAACGGGCCTTCAGCCCTCCACACGCCCATACCGCGTGAGCAGCAGGTCGCTCAGCGCCTGCCATTCGGCCTGCTTCCCGGCCGGCAGCTGACGCCCGACGGTGGTTAGAAAAGCGCCCAGGTCGCGGGGCGTCAGGGTGGCCGGGGTATGGCCCAGCTGACCGGCGGCCTCGGGGATCAGCACCTCGGCCATCGGGCCGATCAGGCGCGTCAGGTTCCAGTGCAGGTCCTCGGCAAACGCCTCTCCCAGCGGGGCGTCCTGCGGGGCCGCCCGGCCCAGGGCCAGGGCCAGGGTGTCTCCGCCCACCACCGTGCCCATCATGGTGTCGAAGGCGGCCAGGGCCCCGGCCGCATTGCGGTCCAGGATGGCCCCCACCAGCGCCTCGTGGATCACGTAGAGCTCGCCGAACCGCCCCTCGGCAATCAGCTGATGGCTGACGTAGCGCAGCACGTGCGACACCGGGGTGTGAATGGCATGCAGCAGCCGCACCATCACCGGGTTGCCCGCCGCCCGGGCGATGGCAAAGTGCAGGGCCAGATCCGCCTGTACGAACCGTTCGGGGTCGCCGCGGGCCTCCTTCATCTGGGCCAGCACCTGCCGCAGTTCCTGCTGGTCGTCCGGCGAGGCCCGCTGGGCCGCCTGGGCGATGGTGTAATGCTCCAGCGCCTGCCGGGTCTCCAGAAAATCGAGGGCTTGCTGCTCGCTGGTGACCGCCCCCAGCCACAGGTTCACGCTGGGCGGCTGCTCGGCGGCTTCCAGGATCAGGGTGCCGCGTCCCGGCCGGGCGTCCACGAGCCCCGCCGCCGACAGGATACTGATCGCCTCACGCACCGCTGAGACGCTGGTGCCGTACTGCTGGGCCAGTTCGCGCTGGGTGGGCAGCGTATCGCCCGGGCGCAGCTTGCCCTGGTGCAGCAGGCTCTGGATGTGATGGGCGATGTTCTCGCCCAGCGACAGTTTCTCCTGTGGGTCGAGATTGAAGGGCGAGGCGGTCATGGGTCCCGCCTCCCGCCGGGCGGCACCGGCCCCGACTTCAGGGCTCCCGGGTGCGGCCTCAGGCGGCTCATGGCCAGCGCCAGGCTGGTGCGCAGGCGATCGAGCGCCTGGGCCAACTCGCTGAGTTCAGTGATCGAGCGGCCCGCGAGCGCCAGCGACACCGGCTCGCCCAGCTCCCCCAGGCTCAGGCGGTCGGCGGCCCGCGTGAGCTG
It encodes the following:
- a CDS encoding FadR/GntR family transcriptional regulator — translated: MTASPFNLDPQEKLSLGENIAHHIQSLLHQGKLRPGDTLPTQRELAQQYGTSVSAVREAISILSAAGLVDARPGRGTLILEAAEQPPSVNLWLGAVTSEQQALDFLETRQALEHYTIAQAAQRASPDDQQELRQVLAQMKEARGDPERFVQADLALHFAIARAAGNPVMVRLLHAIHTPVSHVLRYVSHQLIAEGRFGELYVIHEALVGAILDRNAAGALAAFDTMMGTVVGGDTLALALGRAAPQDAPLGEAFAEDLHWNLTRLIGPMAEVLIPEAAGQLGHTPATLTPRDLGAFLTTVGRQLPAGKQAEWQALSDLLLTRYGRVEG